In the genome of Streptomyces aquilus, the window GCTGTCCGTGGCCGCGTGGCTGCTGGCGAGGACCGGGTGGTCGTGCGCCCCGGTCGAGGGGCTCGGCGTGGGGGAACCTCTCGCGGCCGAGCGGTGTATTGAAGTCGGAAGGGACATCGCCGCGCGGGCCGAGCGCGTGGCGCTGCTGGTGATGGGCGACGCCAGCGCCTGCCGCACGCTCAAGGCGCCCGGCTACCTCGACGAGCGCGCGGCACCCTTCGACGCGGAGGTCGCGCGGGCGCTGGGCGCGGCGGACGTGGCGGCCCTCGAAGCGCTGGACGCGCGGCTGGCGTACGAGCTCAAGGCCTCCGGCCGGGCCCCCTGGCAGGTCCTCGCGGGCGCGGCCGAGGGGGCGGGGCTCGGCGGGCAGCTGCTGTACGAGGACGCGCCGTACGGCGTGGGGTATGTGGTCGCGGCCTGGTCCTGACCGCCCGCTGCCCTGACGCGGACAGGAAACGGCGGACGGCCGGGAGCGTTGCTCCACGGCCGTCCGCCGATGTGCCGTTCAGGAAGCCGGCGGTGGTGATGACGGGGGCGTGGTCGAGCCGCCCGTACCGTCGTCGGCCTTGTGCGCGAGTCGGTCCATGGCGTCCTTGGCCTTGCCCGTGCCCGTCTGGATCTTGTCGCTGTACTTGCCCTTGGTCTTCTTGTCGACGGCCTGCGCGGCTTTGTCGAGACCGTGCTGGACCTTGTCCCCGTGCTGCTGAGCGAGTCCGGAGACCTTGTCCTTGGCCGGGCCGAGCTTGGCTTTCAAATTGTCCAGGAGACCCATCGTTCACCTTCCCGCGCGGGGGCAGTTACGTGCGGGCGCTCTCGCCGGCCTCGCTGTCGGCCGCCGCCTCGGCGGACTGCTGCTTGGGGATCTCGACGCCGTCGGCGGCACCGGACTCGCCGGACGCCGTCGCCGGCTCCTCGTCCGTCTCCGCCTTCGCCTCCGTCGACGCGGCCGCTTCCTCGGTCTCGGCCCCGCTCTCGGTCTCGGTCCCGGGCTCGGCTCCGGCCTGTGACTGCGCCTCGGCCGGCTCCTTCGCCGCTGCCGGCTCGGTCGCCTCGTCCGACTCGGCATCGGCCGTCAGCGTGGCGGCCCCTGCCTCGGCGGTTGACGTCTCCTCCGCAGTCTTCGACCTCCGGAGAAGTCGTGCGAAAACACCCATATCCGCTCCATACGTTACTCGTGCGGGCGAAATCCCGCGTCGTCCGGTGCGCCCATTTGCGTCGACCGGGGAGCCGCCTCCGCAAACCGGCGGCGAAAACCTCGCAACTGGCAACGACCCCGGACCCGTGCCGTCACGTAACTCGTTCGAGGCCACACCGCGACGTTTGCGAGACTGGGGCGGTGAGCAGCGCACCCCCCGCCCCCCGAGTCATCGCCGTCGTCGGACCGACCGCGGCCGGAAAGTCCGATCTGGGCGTCTTCCTGGCCCAGCGCCTCGGCGGCGAGGTCGTCAACGCCGACTCCATGCAGCTCTACCGAGGGATGGACATCGGCACCGCCAAACTGACGCCCGAGGAGCGCGGCGGCGTCCCGCACCACCTCCTCGACATCTGGGACGTGACCGTCACGGCGTCCGTCGCCGAGTACCAGCGCCTCGCCCGCGAGCGGATCGACGCGCTGCTCGCCGAGGGACGCTGGCCGATCCTGGTCGGCGGCTCCGGCCTGTACGTCCGGGGCGCCGTCGACAACCTCGAGTTCCCCGGCACCGACCCCGAGGTCCGGGCCCGCCTGGAGGAGGAACTCACGCTCCGCGGCTCCGGTGCCTTGCACGCCCGCCTGGCCGCCGCCGACCCCGAGGCCGCGCAGGCGATCCTGCCCAGCAACGGCCGCCGGATCGTCCGGGCCCTGGAGGTCATCGAGATCACCGGCCGCCCCTTCACCGCCAACCTCCCCGGCCACGACTCGGTCTACGACACCGTCCAGATCGGCGTCGACGTCACGCGCCCCGAGCTCGACGAGCGGATCGCGCGCCGCGTCGACCGGATGTGGGACGCGGGACTCATCGACGAGGTGCGCGCGCTGGAGGCGCAGGGGCTGCGCGAGGGGCGCACGGCCTCGCGTGCGCTCGGCTACCAGCAGGTGCTCGCGGCGCTCTCCGGGGAGTGCACGCTGGAGGAGGCCCGGGCCGAGACCGTACGCGCCACCAAGCGCTTCGCGCGCCGCCAGGATTCGTGGTTCAGGCGCGATCCGCGGGTGCACTGGCTCAGTGGGGCTGCGGCGGATCTCACAGAACTTCCCCAGCTCGCACTGGCGTTGGTCGAACGACCGGTTACAGCCTGATCACGTCCTGGCATCGGGACGCTCAGGCCGTCATCCGGCCCGTCGGCGCCGTGCCATCATCGAGCTTCGATCGACCAAGTGGAGTCCGAGTTGGGAGGGCGCGTGGCGATGGAGGCCGGCCCTCGCGACACCGCACGAAGCACCGAGCCCCGCACCGCCGACGGCGGTGAAACGGAGCAGGACGGCGACCGTCTGAGCCCCGACGGGCCCGACGAGACGCAGGGCGGTGTGATCGCCGACGGCCCCGAGCCCGAGGAGATGTTCGCCGACGGCCCCGAGGTCGAGGTCGAACTGCGTCCGCAGCGCCGGATGCGCATCTGGCAGCTCGCCCCGATCGTGTCCCTGGCCGCGCTCGGCTCCCTGATGTTCGCCTTCCCGCTCGCCTTCGACTTCGGCGACAGCGGGGCCGTGATCGCGATGCTGGGCCTGCTGATCTGCTCGTGCGCGGCGGGCTGGGGCATGATGGCCGCGCGCCGGGTGGGATACACGCTGCCGGGGCTGCCGCAGCGGGGTTCGGGCCGGCGCGTGGACTGGCGAGTGGTGCTCCTGTACGTGGTGGTCGTGGCCGCGGTGGTCGCGCTGGCGGTGTTCCGCGTGGCGCGGCTGCGCTGAAGAGGCCTTCAGGGGCGCGGGGCCGTATCGATGTGCGGCTCCGCCGTCTGGGCGCGACCGGCCCCCACCGGCCGGCACGTAGGATCGAGACATGACCACCCGGATCGCCTTCCTCAAGGGCCACGGCACCGAGAACGACTTCGTGATCGTCCCGGACCCCGAGAACGCCATCGACCTGCCCCCGGCCGCCGTCGCCGCCCTGTGCGACCGCCGCGCGGGCATCGGCGGTGACGGCCTGCTGCACGTCGTGCGGTCCGCCAAGCACCCTGAGGCGCAGCACATGGCCGCCGAAGCGGAGTGGTTCATGGACTACCGCAACGGCGACGGCTCCGTCGCCGAGATGTGCGGCAACGGCGTCCGCGTCTTCGCCCGCTACCTCCAGCACGCCGGGCTGGTGACCGAGGGAGACCTCGCTATCGCCACGCGCGGGGGCGTGAAGACCGTGCACCTCGCCAAGGACGGCGACGTCACCGTCGGCATGGGCAAGGCCCGCCTCCCCGAAGGGGACGTCCAGGTGAGCGTCGGCGAGCGCAGCTGGCCCGCGCGGAACGTGAACATGGGCAACCCGCACGCGGTGGCCTTCGTCGAGGACCTCGCCCACGCGGGCACCCTGTACGACGCGCCGCCCTTCAGCCCGGCCTCCGCCTACCCGGACGGGGTCAACGTGGAGTTCGTGGTCGACCGCGGCCCGCGGCACGTCGCGCTGCGGGTGCACGAGCGCGGGTCCGGCGAGACCCGCTCGTGCGGCACGGGCGCGTGCGCCGTCGCCGTGGCCACCGCCCGCAGGGACGGCGTCGACCCGGCGGTGACCGGGACCCCGGCGACGTACACCGTCGATGTGCCCGGCGGCACCCTCGTGATCACCGAGCGGCCCGACGGGGAGATCGAGATGACCGGCCCGGCCGTGATCGTGGCCGAGGGCGAGATCGACCGGGAATGGCTGGAAAGCGCCGCACGTTGACCGAGTGAAAGGTGGGTTCCGGCGGTTCGGAACGCTGGGATCCACAGCCTCACCCGGCACCGGTGATACGAAACGACGGAGATCCGCAGGTCGGGTGGCGCGAAACCGTAAACCTGAAAACCGTCGCTCGAATGGGTGATCCGTTTCACGCTCGACGAGAGGCGGTCAGCCGCGCGTGATGGGCTCGGTAGCATCAAGCACCGGCCCGGACGGGGGACCGATGCCATCCCCTGTGCCGTGTCCGCCCTGGGGCACCCCGTCCGCCGGTCAATGCAGCCGGAGGTGCCCATGAGTGCGGAGGCCACGAACCCCGCGACCCCAGGTCCGGTAACGGGGCCTGCGGCGCGCTGGCGGGCGCGGATCGACCTGCGTCGCCTGGGCCGCGCCGCCCTGCTCGGCCCGGCTGCCCGCGACCGGCTGCCCGACGCCATCGGCCATGTCGCGGAGGCTCACCGCGCCCACCACCCCGACGCCGACCTCGAACCCCTGCGCCGCGCCTGGGTGCTGGCCGAGTCCTCGCACCGCGGCCAGATGCGCAAGAGCGGCGAGCCGTACATCACCCACCCGCTCGCGGTGACCCTGATCCTCGCCGAACTCGGCGCCGAGACCACGACGTTGACCGCCTCGCTGCTGCACGACACCGTCGAGGACACCGATGTGACCCTCGATCAGGTCGGCGAGGAGTTCGGCGCCGAGGTGCGCTACATCGTCGACGGCGTCACGAAGTTGGAGAAGGTCGACTACGGCGCCGCCGCCGAGCCGGAGACCTTCCGCAAGATGCTGAAG includes:
- the dapF gene encoding diaminopimelate epimerase, giving the protein MTTRIAFLKGHGTENDFVIVPDPENAIDLPPAAVAALCDRRAGIGGDGLLHVVRSAKHPEAQHMAAEAEWFMDYRNGDGSVAEMCGNGVRVFARYLQHAGLVTEGDLAIATRGGVKTVHLAKDGDVTVGMGKARLPEGDVQVSVGERSWPARNVNMGNPHAVAFVEDLAHAGTLYDAPPFSPASAYPDGVNVEFVVDRGPRHVALRVHERGSGETRSCGTGACAVAVATARRDGVDPAVTGTPATYTVDVPGGTLVITERPDGEIEMTGPAVIVAEGEIDREWLESAAR
- the miaA gene encoding tRNA (adenosine(37)-N6)-dimethylallyltransferase MiaA → MSSAPPAPRVIAVVGPTAAGKSDLGVFLAQRLGGEVVNADSMQLYRGMDIGTAKLTPEERGGVPHHLLDIWDVTVTASVAEYQRLARERIDALLAEGRWPILVGGSGLYVRGAVDNLEFPGTDPEVRARLEEELTLRGSGALHARLAAADPEAAQAILPSNGRRIVRALEVIEITGRPFTANLPGHDSVYDTVQIGVDVTRPELDERIARRVDRMWDAGLIDEVRALEAQGLREGRTASRALGYQQVLAALSGECTLEEARAETVRATKRFARRQDSWFRRDPRVHWLSGAAADLTELPQLALALVERPVTA
- a CDS encoding class III extradiol dioxygenase subunit B-like domain-containing protein, with the translated sequence MLVAAAVCPCPPLLVPEVAAGAAAELDAARAACTDALGVLAAARPDVLVVVGPAEESGRGTHAEGTRGSFRGFGVDVDVRLGRDTGDAAEYTLPPSLSVAAWLLARTGWSCAPVEGLGVGEPLAAERCIEVGRDIAARAERVALLVMGDASACRTLKAPGYLDERAAPFDAEVARALGAADVAALEALDARLAYELKASGRAPWQVLAGAAEGAGLGGQLLYEDAPYGVGYVVAAWS
- a CDS encoding antitoxin, translated to MGLLDNLKAKLGPAKDKVSGLAQQHGDKVQHGLDKAAQAVDKKTKGKYSDKIQTGTGKAKDAMDRLAHKADDGTGGSTTPPSSPPPAS